In Dryobates pubescens isolate bDryPub1 chromosome 31, bDryPub1.pri, whole genome shotgun sequence, one DNA window encodes the following:
- the FEM1A gene encoding protein fem-1 homolog A, protein MDLRTAVYNAARDGKLKLLQKLLGSRSREELEALTAGPGGGDGPGGGSTPLLIAARHGHLEVVEYLLDHCGARVEEGGSVNFDGETIEGAPPLWAASAAGHLGVVRSLLDHGASVNQTTLTNSTPLRAACFDGHLEIVRYLVGERGADLEVANRHGHTCLMISCYKGHREIARYLLEKGADVNRRSVKGNTALHDCAESGSLEILQLLLRSKARMEKDGYGMTPLLAASVTGHTNIVEYLIQGGLQQEEEEGAGNQNGTCASGGSHQKCGGAGKEAPQGCDGGCERCCASASCQDEQQVPNVFCTREAAVEALELLGATFVDKKRDLLGAHKYWRRAMELRCEGGQYLPKPEPRQLVLAYDYSREVSSLEELEALITDPDEMRMQALLIRERILGPSHPDTSYYIRYRGAVYADSGNFERCINLWKYALDMQQGNLEPLSPMTASSFLSFAELFSYVLQDRSKGTLATHLGFSDLMGVLSKGVREVERALVHGKDPVVDSAQFTKTLAIILHLVFLLEKVECTPEQEHQKRQTIYRLLKCSPRAKNGFTPLHMAVDKDTTTVGRYPVGKFPSLHVVNLLLECGADPDSRDYDNNTPLHVAARNNCPLIMSALMEAGAHMDATNAFKQTAYELLDEKLLTKSMMQPFNYITLQCLAARALDKHKIPYKGFIPEELEAFIELH, encoded by the coding sequence ATGGACCTGCGCACGGCTGTGTACAACGCGGCCCGCGATGggaagctgaagctgctgcagaagctgctgggcagccGCAGCCGGGAGGAGCTGGAGGCGCTAACGGCAGGGCCCGGCGGGGGTGACGGCCCCGGGGGAGGGAGCACCCCGCTGCTGATCGCCGCCCGGCACGGGcacctggaggtggtggagtaccTGCTGGACCACTGCGGGGCGCGCGTGGAGGAGGGGGGCTCGGTCAACTTCGACGGGGAGACCATCGAGGGGGCCCCGCCGCTCTGGGCGGCATCGGCGGCCGGGCACCTGGGGGTGGTGCGGAGCCTGCTGGATCACGGCGCGTCGGTGAACCAGACCACGCTGACCAACTCCACGCCGCTGCGGGCCGCTTGCTTCGATGGGCACCTGGAGATCGTGCGGTACTTAGTCGGCGAGCGCGGGGCTGACCTGGAAGTGGCCAACCGACACGGACACACTTGCTTGATGATTTCTTGCTACAAAGGGCACCGGGAGATTGCCCGGTACTTGCTGGAGAAAGGGGCTGATGTCAACCGCCGAAGCGTGAAGGGGAATACCGCCCTGCACGACTGCGCCGAGTCTGGCAGCCTGGagatcctgcagctcctgctccgcTCCAAAGCCCGCATGGAGAAGGACGGCTACGGCATGACTCCTCTGCTCGCTGCCAGTGTCACCGGTCACACCAACATTGTGGAGTACCTCatccagggagggctgcagcaggaggaggaggagggcgcCGGGAACCAAAACGGGACCTGCGCCTCGGGTGGGAGCCATCAGAAGTGCGGCGGCGCCGGCAAGGAAGCGCCGCAGGGCTGCGATGGAGGGTGCGAGaggtgctgtgcctcagcttcctgtCAGGATGAGCAGCAGGTCCCTAACGTGTTCTGCACTCGAGAGGCTGCTGTGGAAGCACTGGAATTGCTGGGCGCTACCTTTGTGGATAAGAAACGTGACCTTTTGGGAGCCCACAAGTACTGGCGGAGGGCGATGGAGCTTCGGTGTGAGGGTGGGCAGTACCTGCCCAAACCTGAGCCCCGGCAGCTGGTCCTGGCCTATGACTATTCCCGGGAAGTGAGCtcgctggaggagctggaagccttgatCACGGATCCCGACGAGATGCGCATGCAGGCGCTGCTGATCAGAGAGCGCATCCTGGGGCCCTCCCACCCAGACACGTCCTACTACATCCGCTACCGAGGAGCGGTCTACGCCGACTCCGGCAACTTCGAGCGCTGCATTAACCTGTGGAAGTACGCTCTGGACATGCAGCAAGGCAACCTGGAGCCTCTCAGCCCCATGACTGCCAgcagtttcctttcttttgccGAGCTTTTCTCTTACGTGCTTCAGGACCGCTCCAAAGGCACTTTAGCTACTCACTTGGGCTTCTCTGACCTCATGGGAGTCCTCAGCAAGGGGGTCCGGGAGGTGGAGAGGGCTCTCGTGCACGGTAAGGACCCTGTGGTTGACTCGGCACAGTTCACCAAGACATTGGCCATTATCCTCCACTTGGTCTTCTTGCTGGAGAAGGTGGAGTGCACCCCGGAGCAGGAGCACCAGAAGCGCCAAACCATCTACCGCCTGCTGAAGTGCAGCCCCCGGGCCAAGAACGGCTTCACTCCGTTGCATATGGCTGTGGACAAAGACACCACCACTGTGGGACGGTACCCTGTGGGCAAGTTCCCGTCGCTCCACGTCGTGAACTTGCTGCTGGAGTGTGGGGCTGACCCAGACAGCCGTGACTATGACAACAACACCCCGCTGCATGTGGCCGCCCGCAACAACTGCCCGCTGATCATGAGTGCCCTGATGGAGGCCGGAGCTCACATGGATGCCACCAACGCCTTCAAGCAGACTGCTTATGagctgctggatgagaagctgctCACCAAGAGCATGATGCAGCCCTTCAATTACATCACCCTCCAGTGCCTTGCTGCTCGCGCCCTGGACAAGCACAAGATTCCCTACAAAGGTTTCATCcctgaggagctggaagccttcaTTGAACTGCACTAG